A window of the Desulfobacula toluolica Tol2 genome harbors these coding sequences:
- a CDS encoding DUF4037 domain-containing protein, protein MKGLELCHKYFNAYGEQMINKKFYSYRNKIAVGMVGEGSECLGFDDPISRDHDWGPGFCLWLGDADFDEIGSRLQEAYEQLPRIFMGFVRKPAALSNQKNGVFRISDFYKRFTGLAHAPENNMQWVNLSDEYLCACTSGKVFFDPLGQFSDIRNKLLNFYPEDVRLFKIAAKCMTCAQSGQYNFMRSVKRGEVFAAAYALNTFCSDIISLVFLLNKKFVPFYKWKHRAVRELSILGESIYENITQLLFVNDEIKKNKIIENSCAQIINEIKNQGMSESKSDFLLEHGIEVQKRIQDIKLRERDAWGG, encoded by the coding sequence ATGAAGGGGCTTGAACTTTGCCACAAGTATTTCAATGCTTATGGCGAACAGATGATAAACAAAAAATTTTATTCATACCGCAACAAGATTGCTGTTGGAATGGTTGGTGAGGGTTCAGAGTGCCTTGGGTTTGATGATCCTATATCCAGGGATCATGATTGGGGGCCTGGCTTTTGTCTTTGGCTGGGTGATGCGGATTTCGATGAAATCGGCAGCCGGCTTCAGGAAGCATATGAACAACTGCCAAGGATTTTCATGGGATTTGTCCGTAAGCCTGCTGCCTTAAGCAATCAGAAGAACGGTGTTTTCAGGATCTCTGATTTTTATAAACGCTTTACAGGGCTTGCCCATGCCCCTGAAAATAACATGCAATGGGTTAATTTGTCTGATGAATATCTTTGTGCTTGTACAAGTGGAAAGGTCTTTTTTGATCCTTTGGGTCAATTTTCAGATATACGAAACAAACTTCTCAATTTTTATCCCGAAGACGTCCGTCTATTTAAGATAGCTGCCAAATGTATGACCTGTGCCCAGTCCGGGCAGTATAATTTTATGAGATCCGTCAAAAGAGGGGAAGTTTTTGCTGCAGCATATGCTTTAAATACATTTTGCTCGGATATCATTTCCCTTGTCTTTTTATTGAACAAAAAGTTTGTTCCGTTTTATAAATGGAAACACAGAGCTGTCCGCGAATTATCCATCCTTGGTGAATCTATTTACGAAAATATAACTCAGCTGCTTTTTGTAAATGATGAGATTAAAAAAAATAAGATCATTGAAAATAGTTGCGCCCAGATCATAAATGAGATCAAAAATCAGGGAATGAGTGAATCAAAAAGTGACTTTTTATTAGAGCATGGGATAGAGGTTCAAAAAAGGATACAGGATATAAAATTGCGGGAAAGGGATGCTTGGGGCGGGTGA
- a CDS encoding NAD-dependent epimerase/dehydratase family protein — translation MTKNILIIGGSYFAGRSLVEHLVVQKDVTLFTFNRGNIPLNISRVTQLHGDRTDSQSIKDNIPTMDWDVLIDFCGYAPDDIKKVIQSVPGNIKQYIFISSASVYDHSSILPLDETTRTIETPQPELGEYAEYGLNKIKAEQLLEKECLNRSISWTILRPSIVYGKFNYAPRENYFFDLLEKAEPVILPENNLALFNFIFVDDLAKIIIKCIENPSARNQVFNTVSHEYFSYDTYVAMLEKVINKKIKTVAMSVDKIVQGRIPLPFPIDQHQVYSGAKLNKAIGFEFISLFEGMKRTYEFHQFLMESKRGQ, via the coding sequence ATGACTAAAAATATTTTAATTATAGGCGGAAGTTATTTTGCCGGCAGATCTTTGGTGGAACATTTAGTCGTTCAAAAAGATGTAACCCTGTTTACATTTAACCGGGGAAACATTCCCTTGAATATCAGCCGGGTTACACAGCTTCATGGTGACAGGACCGACAGTCAATCAATAAAAGATAATATTCCTACAATGGACTGGGATGTCCTGATTGATTTTTGCGGTTATGCGCCGGATGATATAAAAAAGGTGATACAATCTGTTCCTGGAAATATAAAACAGTATATCTTCATCAGTTCTGCCAGTGTGTATGATCATTCATCCATCCTTCCTCTTGACGAGACAACCCGGACGATAGAAACTCCTCAGCCGGAACTTGGAGAATACGCTGAATATGGATTAAATAAAATCAAAGCCGAGCAGTTGCTTGAAAAAGAATGCCTTAACAGATCCATATCATGGACCATACTGCGGCCTTCAATTGTATATGGCAAATTCAACTATGCACCAAGGGAAAATTATTTTTTTGATTTGCTTGAAAAAGCCGAGCCCGTTATCCTGCCAGAGAATAATCTTGCATTGTTTAATTTTATTTTTGTAGATGATCTTGCAAAAATTATTATAAAATGCATTGAAAATCCAAGCGCCCGTAACCAGGTGTTTAATACCGTATCTCATGAGTATTTTTCATATGATACCTATGTTGCGATGTTGGAAAAAGTGATAAACAAGAAAATTAAAACCGTTGCAATGAGTGTGGACAAAATAGTGCAGGGACGTATTCCCCTGCCTTTTCCAATTGATCAGCACCAGGTTTATTCAGGAGCAAAACTGAATAAAGCAATCGGTTTTGAGTTTATATCATTGTTTGAGGGAATGAAAAGAACCTATGAATTTCATCAATTTTTAATGGAAAGCAAAAGGGGGCAGTAA
- a CDS encoding DUF4125 family protein yields MDVYKRSREVLIKSILNIELSMFLKVNGESNAPCQEHPDAFRKIRGSIYEFWSDEMLESYFNDLVVAERSDRNLVFEKYARMDNKIPKTNNNPLIDNIVEIEQKWQENLKEMYPAIYNHTCRDMNLASDGSNFKVYLASELETYSDRTLKKYYDHVKTAFDKGENLSVEMLGQLAKKSGIESLEKLEQLMQADVN; encoded by the coding sequence ATGGACGTGTACAAAAGAAGCAGGGAAGTTTTGATCAAAAGCATTTTAAATATAGAATTGAGTATGTTTCTTAAGGTGAATGGTGAGTCCAATGCCCCGTGCCAGGAACACCCGGATGCGTTTAGAAAAATCCGGGGAAGCATTTATGAGTTCTGGTCTGATGAAATGCTGGAATCCTATTTCAATGATCTGGTTGTAGCGGAAAGAAGTGACAGGAATCTTGTTTTTGAAAAATATGCCAGAATGGATAACAAGATACCAAAAACCAATAATAATCCGCTAATTGATAATATTGTTGAAATTGAACAAAAATGGCAGGAAAATTTAAAAGAGATGTATCCTGCAATTTATAATCATACCTGCCGGGACATGAATCTGGCATCCGATGGCAGTAATTTTAAGGTTTACCTTGCAAGTGAGCTTGAAACCTATAGCGACAGAACTCTGAAAAAATATTACGACCATGTAAAAACAGCTTTTGATAAAGGAGAGAACCTTTCTGTTGAAATGCTTGGACAGTTGGCTAAAAAAAGCGGGATTGAGAGTCTTGAAAAATTAGAACAATTAATGCAGGCAGATGTGAACTAA
- a CDS encoding class I adenylate-forming enzyme family protein translates to MKWNTGKILSKRESLTPDKTAVIFEDTPVTYKELNRETNRVAHFFQQKGLKKGDRIALDLLNCPEFLACYFAAGKLGLIVVPLNYRLVAQELKYQINQCNCSLLVFNDKFSENIYPVRHSLDVKEDNFVCVTGYTDKNQCPEWAVDYHQIIEKYPFSEPVPDEVIDLDDPFVILYTSGVTGNPKGAVITHGQTYFKCFQIINYTDMRQDDIFHSQAPLCHSAGLAAVTTPALCRGATILMRSKFDPEKFALDIEKYKATIVFSLTTMMRFVIDTGVLDQVDLSSVRFAFGGGEKTPLEFFDELDEKGLKLLPGFGQTENSAMVLMPMDAPESKKKSAGLPNFFTDLWIQNEKGEKLAPGEIGQIVAMGPNVMEGYWNMPEETKNTIIDNVLYTGDLGYLDEDGYLYIVDRVKDMYRSGAENVYPAEVEAVLMEHPKIRRVAIVGVPDEKWGETGKAFIVCYQGETISYEEVLSFLEGKLARFKFPKTIQLLDSMPVTVTGKLKKAVLKEEFC, encoded by the coding sequence ATGAAATGGAATACAGGAAAAATACTTAGTAAAAGGGAATCGCTTACTCCGGATAAAACAGCCGTTATTTTTGAAGACACCCCTGTGACGTATAAAGAACTGAACAGGGAAACAAATAGAGTTGCTCACTTTTTTCAGCAAAAAGGATTGAAAAAAGGAGATCGTATTGCTCTGGATCTTTTAAACTGCCCCGAATTTCTGGCCTGCTATTTTGCAGCAGGTAAACTGGGCTTGATCGTGGTGCCTTTGAATTACAGACTGGTAGCCCAGGAACTGAAATATCAGATTAACCAATGTAATTGCAGTCTGCTTGTGTTTAATGATAAATTCAGTGAAAATATTTACCCTGTTCGACATTCTCTGGATGTAAAAGAGGATAATTTTGTTTGTGTTACAGGTTATACGGATAAAAACCAGTGTCCTGAATGGGCTGTAGACTATCACCAAATCATTGAAAAATATCCTTTTTCCGAACCTGTTCCTGATGAAGTTATTGATTTGGATGATCCTTTTGTTATTTTGTATACATCCGGGGTTACGGGCAATCCAAAAGGAGCTGTTATCACCCACGGTCAGACTTATTTTAAATGTTTTCAGATCATTAATTATACTGATATGCGTCAGGATGATATCTTTCATTCCCAGGCACCTTTGTGTCATTCTGCAGGGCTTGCAGCTGTGACAACGCCGGCACTGTGTCGCGGGGCAACCATTTTGATGAGATCAAAATTTGATCCTGAGAAATTTGCTTTGGATATAGAAAAATACAAGGCAACCATTGTGTTCAGTTTGACCACCATGATGCGGTTTGTCATTGATACAGGAGTCCTTGACCAAGTGGACTTAAGCAGTGTGCGTTTTGCATTTGGCGGTGGTGAAAAAACTCCTCTGGAATTTTTTGACGAGTTGGATGAAAAAGGATTGAAACTTCTCCCTGGATTCGGGCAAACTGAAAATTCAGCCATGGTTTTAATGCCCATGGATGCTCCTGAAAGCAAAAAAAAATCAGCAGGCCTGCCTAATTTTTTTACGGATTTATGGATACAAAATGAAAAGGGTGAAAAGCTTGCTCCAGGTGAAATAGGTCAGATAGTTGCCATGGGTCCTAATGTGATGGAAGGGTACTGGAACATGCCGGAAGAAACCAAAAATACCATAATTGATAATGTGCTGTATACAGGAGATCTTGGCTATCTTGACGAGGATGGATATCTTTATATCGTTGACAGGGTAAAGGATATGTATCGAAGCGGTGCTGAAAATGTTTACCCGGCAGAAGTGGAAGCGGTTTTGATGGAACACCCTAAAATAAGGAGAGTGGCCATTGTAGGTGTTCCTGATGAAAAATGGGGAGAAACCGGAAAAGCTTTTATTGTCTGTTATCAAGGTGAGACGATCAGCTATGAAGAGGTGTTGTCGTTTTTAGAGGGCAAACTTGCCAGGTTTAAATTTCCAAAAACGATTCAACTGCTTGATTCAATGCCGGTAACAGTGACGGGCAAGTTGAAAAAAGCGGTGTTAAAAGAGGAATTTTGTTGA